The nucleotide window TCGCACCTGCCCGGCCCGGATGCCGCCGTGGAGGATGTGCCGAAGACCTGGCGCACGATGGATGCGATCCTGGCCTATTGGCAGGGGTTCGGCGTGGGCGGCTTCCGCGTGGACATGTCCCACATGATTCCCCAGGAATTCTGGCGCTGGGCGATCAAGCGCTGCCGTGCCCGGAATCCGGAAACCTATATCTTCGGTGAGGCGTATGACAGCGATCCCATGAAGCTCACCGACGGGGACGTGCTCGAGGCATTGCTCGATTCCGGATTCGATGCCGTGTACGGTCATCCTCCCTATCAGGTGCTGAAGGCGATCTATGATGGCAGCAACTGGGCGAACGATCTGAACTCCGTGCCCTTTTCCAGCAGTTTCCATCGTTCCCTCCACTACGCGGAGAATCACGACGAGGTACGCATTGCCAGTTTCCTGCACTGGGGCGGCCTCGGCCTGCCGGTCGGCAAGCCGGTGTCCGCCATTTTGTTGGGGATGAGCCCTGGGCCGATCATGATGTACAACGGCCAGGAAGTGGGCGAACAGGCCACCGCCCGCATGGGCTTCGGTGGTGGCGACGGACGCACCAGCATCTTCGACTACGGCAGCATGCCGGAGGTGGTGAAGATGCATCAGGGTGGTCTTGCTCCATCGCAGACCGAACTGCGGCAATGGTATATCGACCTGTTGAAGATCCTGCGCGAGCCAGCCTTCACCCTTGGCGAGTTCTACGGCCTGAACTTCGCCAATGGCGACAATCCGCAGTTCGGCCGGGTGGGCGATGAAGGGTTCAGCGGGCATTGGCTCCATGCCTTCCTGCGTCATGACTCCACCAGCGGCCAATCGTTCCTCGTGGTTTCGAATCTCAATGGCCGCGAAACCCTTCGCAACGTGCGTGTCCGCATCCCCTCGGACGCACTGCGTTGGCTGGGACTCGGGCAGGATGGCTCCGTGCATTTCTCCGAGCGGCTTTCGGATCCATTGGAAACCGACGTGTTCACCAACAGCCTGCCCGGACTCGGGCTGCCCGTCGGTGATCTCGCGCCGTTCCAAGTGCGTGTCCTGGCGTTTTGAAAGCAGCGGGACGGGAGGACCAAGACGGACTTTGTTCCGGCCAACTGCCTTTGCCTGTTGGTCAGATTTTGGGTTACGACCGGTTTTGATCCGGACTGCGGTGGCGTGCAATTTCGCATCGCACTGCATCCGTATCCATGAAGTCTCGTTTTCTCCCCCTGTTTGTCAGTCTCGCGTTCAGCGCGGAAACCCACGCGGCCAACATCACCTGGGATATTTCTCCTGGCACGGTTGGAGTCGGCAATGGAACCATCACCGGAGGCACCGGAAACTGGGACCTCGCGACCGGTAATTGGACGACCGATGGCGGCGCCAACAACTTCGCCTGGGATAATACCGCCAACGCGGCGGACACGGCCATCTTCGGAGGAACCGGCGGCACGGTGAGCATCGCCTCCGCCATCAACGTCCGCGGTCTGAAGTTCAACGTCACCAGCTACACCCTGAGTGGAGCGGGATCATTGGCATTCGGAGCTTCCCAAGGATCGATCGATACCTCCGCCTTGGGAACGGGCAGCAGTACCACGACGATTTCGACCGCGCTCACCGGTTCCGCCGGGGTCACGATCAACGCCAATGGCAACACGACGTCCTCGGGGGGCGGCAGCACCGGCCGGTTGGTGATTTCCGGAACCAATACCAGTCTGACCGGCGGCATCGCCATCACCGGCGGCCTGGTGAATTTCGGCAGTTCGTCCGCAGCAGGCAGCGCGGCCACCACGGCGGGCAGCGGCAATGCGATCACGCTCAGCAACGGCGGCGGTATCTACAACTCCGCCGCTCTCACGCTGGGCAACAACATCTCGCTCTCCACGGGCGGTGGGACGCTGCGTTCCACCAGCGGAAACGCGCTGACCTTGAACGGTGTGGTCTCCGGTTCCGGCGGTTTCAACAAGACGGACTCCGGCACGGTGGTTCTCAACAACCTGTCGAACACGCTCACGGGAGCGGTGGCGGTGCAGGCCGGCACGCTGCAACTTGGCAGTTCGTCGATCACCGGCACTTCCACCTATGCCTTCACCGCCAATACGCTTTCGGTGGCCAGTGGAGCAACGCTGAGCCTCAACAGCGCCTCGGGCAGCACGATCACCGTCACCCGCAATTTCGCGAACCTGACGGCTCCGATTTCCGTCACCGGCGGAACCATCGCATTCGTCCAGACGAACAACACGACGGACACGTTCAATGCGGCCTTGGATTTCTCCGGGACCAGCACGGTCAGTCTGACTGCATCAGCATTCAGTGGTCATACGGTGAACCTCACCCGCGCCATCACCGGCAGCTCAGGCACGCTCACCTTCACTGCCACCGGGGGAACCGGGCGCAACTTCACCATCAGCAACGCCAGCAACAACTACACCGGTGGTTTCATTCTCGGAAGTGCCGCCGCGTCTTCCATATTCAACCTCAACACGGCGATTGGAACTTCGGACTTCACGATCAACAACGCCAACTGGACGGTCAATCTCTCGAACGCGGCCCACACGTTCAAGAGCCTGAACAGTTCCGTGAACGCGGCGATCAATGGCGGAGGTGCCTCCAGCGTCATCAATGTAGGCTCCGGAAATGGCACCGATTCCTATGCGGGTCGTTTCACCGGAACGCTTGGAGTGGTGAAGAACGGCACCGGCACGATGACGCTTTCCGGGGCGAACACCCACAGCGCCACCACGGTTTCGAACGGCACGCTGGCCATCTCCGGTTCCGGCACCCTCGGATCATCGACCGCCGCGCTGGCGGTGAACGGAGCTTCTTCGGTTCTCAATCTCGGGGGCACTTCGCAAACGGTGGGAGCGGTCACGCTTGGCGGCGGCACGATCCAGAACGGCACCCTCACCGGCACGTCCTACACTTCCACCGGCGGCACGGTTTCCGCCAGCCTTGCGGGCACCGGCAATTTCTCGCAGTCCTCGGGCACGACGACGTTGACCGGTGTCAACAGCTACACCGGCACCACCACGGTTTCCGGCGGAACGTTGATCGTCAATGGCAGCCTCGCCAACACCACCACCACCATCGCAAGCGGAGCCACGCTGGGTGGCGGCGGCACGATCGGCGGGGCCACCACGATCCAGAATGGTGGCAATCTCTCACCGGGCAATTCGCCGGGGATCATCACGTTTTCGAACGGCCTGACCCTGCAGGCCGGGTCGAATCTCAACTGGCAGTTCAACGGCGACACACTGGCCACGCGCGGCACCGACTACGATGGCGTGGATGTCACCGGTGGCACCCTGTCCTTGGAAAGCGGTTCCATTCTCAATCTGCTGGCCACCGGAACCGACTACACCGCGTCCGCGTGGGACAGCAACCGCAGCTTCAAGATCATCGACGTGATCGGAGGTGGCAGCTACGATGGAAGTGGTAGTTTGACGCTGGTGACCACCGGTGCAGGAGATTTCGCTGCGGAAGGTGCCTGGGGGCTGACCTATGACACCACCGGCGTGACGCTCAACTGGACCGCCGTTCCGGAACCCTGCACCGCGTTGCTCGGAGGTCTCGGGCTGCTGATGATCCTGCGCCGCCGGCGCTGAGATCACTCCAGCACCATCATCACCGGCCGGTGGTCGGAGGCCTCCCCGCAGGCGGGTTCGTCCACCACGCGGGAGGCTTTCGCATCGACCTCGGGTTTCAGGGTTTTACTGACCATGATCCAATCGAAGCGGGAATAGATGTCCTCATAGTCCCAGTGCTGGGTCCATGTCTCACCGTGTGAATCGGCCAAGGCCAGTGGAGTGAGTGAGTCCTGACGATTGGCTCCACCCTGGAGGGTCTTCACCACCGTGCTGGCCTTGGTGTCGTTGAAATCGCCGTAGGCGATCAAACGGGTGGAAGGGGCCGCGGCGAGAATGCCTTCGATGTGATCGCGCAGCAGATGCCCCTCGCTGGCCCGCATCTGCTCCTGATCTCCCTCCTGTACATCGCGCTTCGATTTCAAATGCGCGCCCAGGAAGCGGTAGTCTTTTTCATTCACACGCACGGTGGCATCGAGAATGCCGCGCTGCATGCCGTAAGTCCTGCCGTTCAGAAGGTAGCTGGTTTTCGAGGGCTTGACCGTGGCGGTGATGGGAAATCGTGAAAGCAGGGCGAGGTGGCGGATGGGATCGGCACCGCCGGCATGGTGGACGTGCGGCAGATCGATTCCGGCCGCCTTGAGCCGGGTTTGGAGTTCGGCGAGGTCGGAGGATTCACCGATCTCACACACGCCGAGGATGTCCGGCTTTGTGGCGGCCAGCACCGCGATCACCGCCTGCTTGGCCTTTTCCGGCTTGGTGCCGTCGGTGGTGGCCTTGCTGCCTGGATAGCGGTTGCGGTCCAGCCAGTTCTCCACGTTGTAGGCCACGAAACGGACCGGGCCGTTGGTGGCGTGTTCCTCCGTCTTCGGTCTGGGCGGAGGTGTGGTCGCCGTGGTGGATGGGGAGGAGGGCGCTGCATCCGTCCAATCCGGCGTGCCTGCGGACTTCTTCTCACAACCGCCGGAAAGCAGGCACAGCGTGGAAAGCAAAAACGCCCCGAGGAGTCCCGGAGCGTTGATGCGGTTGGAAATCCGGAAGAACATCCGGTCAGGCGTCGGTCGTCTCCTTTTTGACAGGCTCTGCCACGACTTCGACGGGGGCCTGAGCCTGGGGTTCCGTGCGGGGCTCCGTCTTCTGGGCTTCCTTGACACGGACTTCGTCCGCAGCGCGGGTGATCTCACGCTCGAAATCATCGCGGGCCTTCTTGAATTCGCCCATGCTCTTGCCGATGCCGCGGGCCAGCTCCGGAAGCTTTTTCGCTCCGAAGAGGAGCAGAATGACGATGAAAATCAGAATCAGTTCAGGTGTGCCGAGCGGTCCCATGGTGGTGTGAAGTCGGGAGGAAACGTAGTGGTGGGGGGAGGACTTGCAATGGATTTATCAACTCCGGAGCATGTCGGTCCCCGGGTGAAAAACCGGTGTGGAGACGGGCTTTTGTTCAAGGAAAGCAGGCCTGCGATCTTTTTCGATTACGATTCCCGCCGGTTTCCGGCAAACCCGGGCCGTGTCGCTGCCTGTTTTCGAAATCGAGTCCGCACTCCGCGCCGCCGTCGCCAAGCCGGAACGCGCCCGTTTGCTG belongs to Luteolibacter ambystomatis and includes:
- a CDS encoding alpha-amylase family glycosyl hydrolase; this encodes MSRPVIYQLFVRLFGNTRPMVPNGTLDQNGCGKFNDIDDRVLGSLVDAGFTHVWLTGVLEQASGTTYPDRPADDPAVLKGIAGSPYAIRDYFDVCPDYAVDPSKRLDEFRSLLDRCKSHGLKVIMDFVPNHVARTYASDVRPDLTFGTGDDTSVFFAENNHFFYLRPTDPGGGPPLRLPVADGVFEPERLIGKVTGNNLISWAPSINEWYETVKLNYGHDFTTGRDTSHLPGPDAAVEDVPKTWRTMDAILAYWQGFGVGGFRVDMSHMIPQEFWRWAIKRCRARNPETYIFGEAYDSDPMKLTDGDVLEALLDSGFDAVYGHPPYQVLKAIYDGSNWANDLNSVPFSSSFHRSLHYAENHDEVRIASFLHWGGLGLPVGKPVSAILLGMSPGPIMMYNGQEVGEQATARMGFGGGDGRTSIFDYGSMPEVVKMHQGGLAPSQTELRQWYIDLLKILREPAFTLGEFYGLNFANGDNPQFGRVGDEGFSGHWLHAFLRHDSTSGQSFLVVSNLNGRETLRNVRVRIPSDALRWLGLGQDGSVHFSERLSDPLETDVFTNSLPGLGLPVGDLAPFQVRVLAF
- a CDS encoding beta strand repeat-containing protein, translated to MKSRFLPLFVSLAFSAETHAANITWDISPGTVGVGNGTITGGTGNWDLATGNWTTDGGANNFAWDNTANAADTAIFGGTGGTVSIASAINVRGLKFNVTSYTLSGAGSLAFGASQGSIDTSALGTGSSTTTISTALTGSAGVTINANGNTTSSGGGSTGRLVISGTNTSLTGGIAITGGLVNFGSSSAAGSAATTAGSGNAITLSNGGGIYNSAALTLGNNISLSTGGGTLRSTSGNALTLNGVVSGSGGFNKTDSGTVVLNNLSNTLTGAVAVQAGTLQLGSSSITGTSTYAFTANTLSVASGATLSLNSASGSTITVTRNFANLTAPISVTGGTIAFVQTNNTTDTFNAALDFSGTSTVSLTASAFSGHTVNLTRAITGSSGTLTFTATGGTGRNFTISNASNNYTGGFILGSAAASSIFNLNTAIGTSDFTINNANWTVNLSNAAHTFKSLNSSVNAAINGGGASSVINVGSGNGTDSYAGRFTGTLGVVKNGTGTMTLSGANTHSATTVSNGTLAISGSGTLGSSTAALAVNGASSVLNLGGTSQTVGAVTLGGGTIQNGTLTGTSYTSTGGTVSASLAGTGNFSQSSGTTTLTGVNSYTGTTTVSGGTLIVNGSLANTTTTIASGATLGGGGTIGGATTIQNGGNLSPGNSPGIITFSNGLTLQAGSNLNWQFNGDTLATRGTDYDGVDVTGGTLSLESGSILNLLATGTDYTASAWDSNRSFKIIDVIGGGSYDGSGSLTLVTTGAGDFAAEGAWGLTYDTTGVTLNWTAVPEPCTALLGGLGLLMILRRRR
- a CDS encoding endonuclease/exonuclease/phosphatase family protein — encoded protein: MFFRISNRINAPGLLGAFLLSTLCLLSGGCEKKSAGTPDWTDAAPSSPSTTATTPPPRPKTEEHATNGPVRFVAYNVENWLDRNRYPGSKATTDGTKPEKAKQAVIAVLAATKPDILGVCEIGESSDLAELQTRLKAAGIDLPHVHHAGGADPIRHLALLSRFPITATVKPSKTSYLLNGRTYGMQRGILDATVRVNEKDYRFLGAHLKSKRDVQEGDQEQMRASEGHLLRDHIEGILAAAPSTRLIAYGDFNDTKASTVVKTLQGGANRQDSLTPLALADSHGETWTQHWDYEDIYSRFDWIMVSKTLKPEVDAKASRVVDEPACGEASDHRPVMMVLE
- a CDS encoding Sec-independent protein translocase subunit TatA/TatB, which codes for MGPLGTPELILIFIVILLLFGAKKLPELARGIGKSMGEFKKARDDFEREITRAADEVRVKEAQKTEPRTEPQAQAPVEVVAEPVKKETTDA